In Cyclopterus lumpus isolate fCycLum1 chromosome 13, fCycLum1.pri, whole genome shotgun sequence, the genomic window GACAGGAGGGGAAACACACCCATCGGCAATGTGTTAAGCAACGTCTGTATCTACCACAGCACGTCATTACAATTGCACATGCTGTATACTAATGCATCCAGTATATGTCGTTATAATTGCATATTCTGTATGCTCATGCATCCAGTATGTGTGTAACGATGGTCACTCGTACAGTGCGTGCATATCAACACTCATATCTTGTTTTGTGCTTCCTCTCCACAGTAGGTGTGGACGTTTGTTATCTAACTGTATTGAAGGCGAATCATTCTTAATGTGTAACTAGTAGAGTTACACCCAACCCTgatgctaaatgactttatctttatatatatttccaacACTCGCTTTGCAAACAAGCTTCACACACGAGCAGACGTACAATAAAAGTGTGAATATATATCTAAACGTATACTGTTTTGAAAGAATCAACGTGTCCTTGCAGgatgacaagaagaagaagaaaaagaagaagaagaagaagaagaacgaagaaggagagaaagagtaCGCCTGGGACAGTGTTATCATAACTAGTAAGTGCAACGCACATTTGCACATTATTCATGATGGTCTGAACTGACAGTTTAATTGTGCAATGACACAAAAGAGACTTCTGTCGTCAGTCAAAATCTTACATGCACGCTCTGATATTTATTATCGGCCACATTTGGCCCTTTTCATATAGTAGTAAAACAAATGTCTACAAAGCTCTGTGTTTACagatttttatgtatttaatttaaaaaaacttagATGGCTGTAATTACATTGATATCTATTGCGTCGATTTTGTATGAATATTTAGTTTTCTGCCCCAGTGAGAATGTGATTAAAGAAATGTCTCTCAGAATATTATTCTCATTGACATTTTATCTTATTGAATGTCCTCAGGTTCTGGTGGCCAAGAGGAGCAGCATTGTGCAGAAGTTATGAAGATAAGCCAGGTGAGAGAGattaattattcattcattcattaattcatccttttttttctccatttttgctGTTTCAGTTGTTCATCGTGTAACTCTCGTCCTCGTCTTGCTTCAGGATTTCATCTCGTCagatgacgacgacgacaagaagaaagagaagaaaaagaagaagaagaaggacaagaagaagaaaaagaagaaggtacgtacacattttcaataaaacagCAGCTTCTGCAGTAATAACTTTTTTGAATCCCCTCCCACTAGTTAACAGCAATGACTAAATTACCGACCAAaacttaaaaatattttaaaagtattttttgggTATGAGGTCAGTTTGGTTTCATGGAGATAATTAACTTGAAGAGTTAGTAGAGGAGTGAGTTCGCAGGCGCTCagaaatatgaattatttatgTTATTACATATCTACCGTACTTCCTCTGTCCCAGGattcgtcctcttcctcatctgaCAGTTCATCCTCCGACAGTgaggatgaaaagaagaagaagaagaagaaaaagaagaagaagaaaaagaagaagaaggttgtttttttttactcaatgCAGTTGCATTATTATGGTTATGTTGGGTTTCATCTGTCTGTTCTAACGAATGATCCAAACGGATTCTTCCACGTTTGTGTTAAAGAAGGACTCCAGCTCGTCTTCCTCAGAcagctcttcatcctcctcctctgacagcgaggaagacaagaagaagaagaagaagaagaagaagaagaaaaagaaagacaagtgCATGGTAAATCAATGCTGCGGAAAGTAGACAGTAATACAATCACAATACATTATTTATGGTATGTTTTATTGGTTACATAATAGTGTAATACATGACTTGTGTTGCTGAACACACACTAAAGTCACACATTGTGGTGCGATTGGCAACCTAATTCTTTATCTATAGAGATTTTATTCGTTGGCACAGGATTCCAGCTCCTCGTCTTCTGACAGCGATGAAGATGAGAAGGCGAaggacaagaaaaagaagaagaagaaggacaagaaaAAGGTGAATAATGcttattgtattctttttttttttttttttaaagcccgaAGCCTCCAAATGATTCAGTATATTTTTCAGGTCAGGGGTGAAGCGGCTCCTCTCGTAAACCTCGCAGGGCATTTTACTTATTGCAAGAATGCTGAGTCAGCTTTAATTTGtcttctctttgtttcctgCGTACACGAGGCTTAGTTTTCACGATGTCACGTATGAGCAGTGTCTCCATTAGTTAATGCACAACACAGTGCACCGTTTAGAGGAACAGCATGAACCCGAGCTCGTGATTTGTGATTTTCTGCAGGACGAAGAGCGGAACGAGCTCTGCGGCGTCGCTGCTCTTTCAGCTGCTGGTGAGTGTCAACAAAACAGACGACAACACGCAAACATCACGATCACGAGGTTGACGCTGTACTGATgggctcttttttcttcttctgcagacgGTGAGACCGAgggagataaaaagaaagatgaatgTGCTGACAAGGTGAAATACTCACACGTATACTGTATGCGTGCCACAAATATGAATTGCGCAAAtggaaaacattgttttcttttgtggtcACGACAGGCCAAGCGAGACCTTAAAGCAAAAGAAGAAGGCAAACTGTCCTCTGCTGGTACGTGTATGCTACTTATATTAAAGACACTACTTATATTAAAGACACCACGCAAAGGTCGGAGGCTGTGTGGTGTGGTTTGGTGGTAATGGCGCTTCcggtccagcagggggcgcgaAGGCATTCGCCGATGGTATCGAAGAAGGCCAGCTGAGTGACGATGAGCgcgaaggaggggaggagaaggagaagaagaagaagaagttgaaaAAGTTGAAGAAGTTGAATAAGAATAAGGAAAAGGTGATTATAGGatgtacacaaacaaaatgaggCCTTTTGACAAGGTATCTCCACCGTGTACTGATGAAACATGTACAGCTAAATATACTTATGATGACGAGTAATCGAGAAcatgtattggttttgttttgttacagGATTCTGGCTCATGCTCAGACAGTGACGATGataaaaaagacaagaagaaaaagaagaagaagaagatgaagaaagaaaaggtatACGGAGCTggaataatgttaatatatacGCGGtacatttagtttatttgtATAACGCTGGATGAATACAACATGTAAAATGATCTGTTTGTGGATATCAATgtgaatatttgtatttaatctgATTCGCAggactccagctcctcctcttcttcatcggATAGCTCCTCCTCAGAGAGCGACgatgacaagaagaagaagaagaagaagaagaagaagaagaagaagaagaagaagaagaagaagaagaagaagacgaagaaggtgaagaaaaagaaggattGTATAATATACACTTCTGTGTATCACATTTATGTACATGtattgtttaatatttttaatatatccTCCTCGGGTCTCTGTCTTTACAGgattccagctcctcctcctgctcttcttcatcctcgGATAGTgaagaggacaagaagaagaagaagaagaagaagaagaagacaaagaagaagaaggataagGTTTGTGTTTACACAACGTttcaatattacatttctttgtacTTGTGCTGTTATTATCGTGTTATTATATcatccttcactctctctctcttaacaggactcctcctcctcttcttcatcctcggATAGTgaagaggacaagaagaagaaaaagaaaaagaagaagaagaagaaggataagGTTTGTGTTTACAACACCTTTCAATATTGTTGTACTTGTGCTGTTATTATCGTGTTATTATATcatcctccactctctctcttaacaggactcctcctcctcttcttcatcctcggATAGTgaagaggacaagaagaagaagaagaagaagaaaaagaagaagacgaagaagaagaaggataagGTTTGTTTCTACAACACCtttcaatattacattttgttgtaCTTGTGCTGTTATTATCATGTTATTATATcatcctccactctctctcttaacaggactcctcctcctcttcttcatcctcggATAGTgaagaggacaagaagaagaagaagaagaagacgaagaagaagaaggataagGTTTGTGTTTACAACACCtttcaatattacattttgttgtaCTTGTGCTGTTATTATCGTGTTATTATATcatcctccactctctctcttaacaggactcctcctcctcttcttcatcctcggATAGTgaagaggacaagaagaagaagaagaaaaagaagaagaagacgaagaagaagaaagataaGGTTTGTGTCTACAACACTTCTGTGCACTACCTTTTTTAGGTGTGTTGTTTTATGTTAATAAGCATTAATCTGCTCTCTTTACAGGATTccagctcttcctcttctgaaagtgaagatgaaaagaagaagaagaagaagaagaaggtaaaACACATGTGAAAACTTAATGAATTAGTCTCTCGCTCCTGATGCTCATGAATAGTCTAACGAATTAATCTTAATAAACCAGGATGCATTTCTCTGATTGACTGATATCCTTTTTTAGAAGCCCTGCTCTTCTGACGAcggctcctcttcttcctcctcttcctctgataGTGAAGATGACAAGgtaagatgacacacacacacacacacacacacacactcaggttaACAGAGACAAACGGCTACACAATTCACCATGTGTACGTGTCCACCTTATTTactttagaagaagaagaaaaagaaagacaagaaaaagaagaagaaggacaagaagaaaaagaaggtagAGAATCTCTCATCCATCAATTTGCTTGATCTTTGGTGATGAGACAGGAAATAGTCTTTGTATTATTAGCGTCTCTCTTTATGTGCAGGGTTCTTCTTCTGAATCGTGCAGCGATTCTTCGAGTGATGacgataagaagaagaaaaagaagaagaaggataagaagaagaaaaagaaaaagaaggacaagaagaaggtAAAACAATGTTAACGCAGCCTCCTGCTTAATGTATCCACAAGTTTCCTATGTATGTCAAGACGGGACGTCTTTAATAATACAGTAACACAATTATCATATTTGCATCCGTCAAGGACTCGGATTCTTCTAGCAGTGATgatgacaagaagaagaagaaaaagaagaaggacaaaaaaaaggtaaacaattGCACCGTAAGGGGAAACGCATGGattcacattgtttttgttttacaaaacaTAGTTGATGGAGCTTTCCATGCTTTGTGCGTGAGCAGGACTCGAGCTCCAGTTCATCTGATAGTTGCAGTGGCAGCGACAAGGAGAACAAAAAggacaagaaggacaagaaggacaagaaggacaagaaggTGAAATACTCATAAAATGGGATTACCATTGAATGTTGTCTGTCAATGGGGACGTGAAATTAAATTACTTTCCCCCTGTTTTGCCTCCAGAGTTCTGGCTCATCAGGAAGTGagactgaaaagaagaaaaagagtgtACGTGTTCTATTAATATAAATGATATTGTCTCCAGCTAGTCACCTCCTGTAACTCTATTCTCCGTGTACACTACACCCGTCACATGTGGTGGTTTATTGATGTCATTGCAGGAATGCCCTGATGGCCAGCAGAGCGGCCAGCCGAAAACAGGAGTCTCAGGCCCCGGTGACGCCGGACCTTCGGCTCCCGGCGGCGGCTGCTCGAAGCCCGGGGCCACCGCCACCGCCGTCTCCTACGCGTCACTCCCCTCCAAACCCGTCGTGAAGCAGGATCCTCTGAATCCTCCAGCTGGCTCCAAGGCCTCAGTCCCTGGTCACTCCACCCCTGCCTCTAGTCACTCTGCCCCTAGTTACTCCGCCCCTGCCTCTAGTCACTCTGCCCCTAGTTCCTCCGCCCCTGCCTCTAGTTACTCCGCCCCTGCCTCTAGTCACTCTGCCCTTAGTTACTCCGCCCCTGCCCCTAGTCACTCTGCCCCTGCCTCTAGTCACTCTGCCCCTGCCTCTAGTCACTCTGCCCCTAGTTACTCCGCCCCTGCCTCTAGTCACTCTGCCCTTAGTTACTCCACCCCTGCCCCTAGTCACTCTGCCCCTGCCTCTAGTCACTCTGCCTCTAGTTACTCCGCCCCTGGTTACTCCGCCCCTGGTTACTCCGCCCCTGGTTACTCCGCCCCTGGCTCCACACACAGTATTGGAGATAGGCCCCTCCCCATTCGCAGACCTCCCAGCCCAATGGAGGCACTGTTGGGCAACCCAAGGAGGTATGGAGACGCAGGGACCCGTTCCACCTCCCATCTCTCCTCGAGTGACCTACTGAAAGGCCCCAAGCCGTACCAATGACGAGACGTCGGAGATCAAAATAGATGTTAcagagattttttaaaaatcttttaatATAAAGCACAGCTTACGTGACGCTGGAGGATGTTGATTATAATGTTGAGATAAGCTACCCTGATTTCATGCAAGAAGAAAAATACGATGACGCATCTGGCGGGACGAAAAGCGGAGGTTACTGTGTGAAGACGCATTTGTGACACGATGGAAATGTTCACGTCGAGGAATCAAGGTGGtaccatgaaaaaaaaaagatgattgtAGCTTTTTGTTAATGAAAAGCACATTTGTGGAATTGTAAATTCACGAGCacatgaaataatgaaaatacaaaatccTCACTTtgcagaataaaacaatatgattcaatttgttttgttccttGTCTCCTGCTCATGCCGCCTTCAGGTACTCCTTTCTTCTCAGGTTCAAGAGCGCTCTGGATTTAGACATGCATGTTCTAATTGAAGGAGGAAGTGAGAATAAAGCTTCAAACTGATGTTATACTAAAACAGTTGGTAATGCTTCGTATTCGTCTGTAAATGACAGTGTAAATATTGATACTGTCAATATTTAGTACACGCCGGTGaaatactgtacacactgtaatTCAAGTGTGAACTAGGGGGCCTTTATTTTACAGCttgcacataataataataataataataataataatagggtTAATGCCTCCCATATTTTCATCACTTTGTCTTGGTACAATCAGTTTGAAATAACATCAGCTGGGAATGTAAAACATCTTAGAGGGACACTACATTGGGCCCTTCTCCCAAGGCCTTTAATCCACAGCAATTACACAGTGTCgtgtttaaaaaggaaaaatatcaTCATTTCTGAAACAAGTTAATAATACAACAACTAGTGGTGAACAGTATACACGTATTTACTGATGTACTGCACTTGAGTGAGTACAATTTTGAGgaattcttttcttttggagtGTTTTCCTTGTGTgctattttatatatgtatacttctactccaccaAATTTCAGAAAGAgatattgcactttttactccaatttaaatattaaagccTCTGAGAAGGGCCCCCTCTGCAGAATGCTATTCAAAGCATGATTGTTGTATTACTTACTTTATACAAACACAGCTGATCTCAGGTGTCTCAGGTAATCTCTGGTGTTGCTCTCTCCAGGTGTGTCTCTGCCGCCCCTAGAGGCGATTCAACAACCTGCACACCCTCAAATGATCATGTCATTTCGCAATAATAATCTTCTATTGTGCATCAGATTCCTGCACGCTGAAGTCTCAAGtcactgggggaaaaaaaagaagaagaaaaaaaacttgctgTGTGACACATGAGGTGAATGTTTAACGCGTGTGGGTCACGTGCTAAAGGTGCGGTCCATCCCCAGGGTGCCCGACGCGTGTGACAGCGACACTCTCATTTGTTTGGTGAAGCGCGCAGCACGAACAGGAGTCTCGATGTCTTTCGATCTGTCGTCAGGTATGGCTCCAACTTACGTTGACGGTGTTTAAAGGAGGAAGACTTTCAATGGCCGTGTAATGTGGGTCTCGGGTGACTTCCGGTTTCAAGCCCAGCTCCGTGTATTCACCGTCTGTCTCCTTTTGCGCGTGTGCAGCTATAGGTGGGGAGGATgaggtgaagaaggaagaagCTCAGAAGGATGAGATAACTTGGCCCTGGAACAAGAACAAGGATaaggttggtgtgtgtgtgtgtgtgtgtgtgtgtgtgtgtgtgtgtgtgtgtgtgtgtgtgtgtgtgtgtgtgtgtgtgtgtgtgtgtgtgtgtgtgtgtgtgtgtgtgtgtgtgtgtgtgtgtgtgtgtgtgtgtgtgtgtgtgtgtgtgtgtgtgtgtggtgtgtgtgtgtgtgtgtgtgtgtgtgtgtgtgtgtgtgtgtgtgtgtgtgtgtgtgtgtgtgtgtgtgtgtgtgtgtgtgtgtgtgtgtgtgtgtgtgtgtgtgtgtgtgtgtgtgtgtgtgtgtgtgtgtgtgtgtgtgtgtgtgtgtgtgtgtgtgtgtgtgtgtgtgtgtgtgtgtgtgtgtgtgtgtgtgtgtgtgtgtgtgtgtgtgtgtgtgtgtgtgtgtgtgtgtgtgtgtgtgtgtgtgtgtgtgtgtgtgtgtgtgtgtgtttgggtgtttggtgATGCACCTTAGAGCTTATCCAGGCACTCATAAGTCATATTTTGCAACTACTTTATAATGTCAGCTGTTTCTTGTTTACAAACACTTCTCTGTTTCTGCTTCATGTCCCATTTCGCTGCCCGGCTCTACGGCACAATACACTGCAGCCAATGAAATGCCTATATCTTGGTAGCTTACTGGACTCAAATGCAACACAATCAATGTCTTCAAAATCATCTTTTGGCGTTTTTTGTTTTAGGAGGGCTCCAAGGACAAGTCTGACAAAAAGCACAAGTCTGAAGATGGCAAATCTGACAAAAAGCACAAGTCTGAAGATGGCAAATCTGACAAAAAGCACAAGTCTGAAGGAGGCAAGTCCCACGAAAAGCACAAGCACCACGGCGGCGGAgagcacaagaagaagaagaacaaggataAAAAGGGATCGAAGGATGGAAACAAGGAAGGCCATAAATCgggctcctcatcctcctcatcctcctcctcctcctcctcaggctcctcctccgGCAGTGACAAGGTAGGCCAAACTCTGCAGTAAAAATGTTGTGGGGATTTCTCGCTCATTGAATATTGAATGCAGCCTTTAGGCCAAACTTGTATTACTTTCCAGTGTTCAGTTGGTAGAAGCGTTCCCACCACACACTTCTGTGTAGTCGCTAAAAGGCAATAAAATGCTGCTCGACAGGAAACATCCACGTCACGCCTCACGTCAAAGGTCGCTGTGCGTACAACAAGATCTAGAGCAAGGGGTAGGACGAGGCTGGTGGAACAGGTCTTACCCCCCAGTACCAGTTTTTAATCAGCTACGACGAGCCTCGCCCTCCAGTTTGTGTGCGCGGTGTCATTCACATACATGTCGTGTAGTGAAAACATCCCAGATTCACGTTTGGCTGGTTAAGCCGCAGCCAAACTTCTATCTTTTGTTGCAGCTTCATTGAGAGGAAACGGGAACATGTTTATGCGTATGAAGGATGGGTTTACCACGCACGTGACCTAAAGAGTAAAGAGCCAAGTCCAGGGTGGGAGAgaaggtcaaagggtcagatATGGGGGAGTCATAAAAGAGCTGTGGTTGACTCTCCTTCTTTTACAATGCTTATTAATACAGCCTGTGTCCTTTTCTACATGTAGGCCTGAGTATCAGAACAAAGTAAATGGCTACACTGTAAAtaatttgttgtcatttcagGAGTGATGCTTCCTGGGGAGAGTGGACTGCTCTGTTAGTCTTTTAGGATCTTGTCTGTTTAACAACATGGCTGTGTGCAGTAGTACCACCTTTCCTTGCATTGATGTGTAAATGAATCTGTCGATTCCTAGAAATAAATGCTGCGGCACTTTTTTTGGATTAAATTTTTCTGTCAAGTAAAGTgtgtttatttcacttttttttaatttttatatatatatatatatatatatatatatatatatgtatgtgtgtgtgtgtgtgtatatatatatatatatatatatatatatatatataatgtgtgtgtatatatatatatatatatatatatatatatgtatatgtatatgtatatatatatgtgtgtgtgtgtatatatgtttgtgtgtgtgtgtgtgtgtgtatacataatGCAACTGGTAATTATAGATAACGTCACACGAAAGCTGTTCTACATTCTCAAACACGTTTTCTATGAAAGGAGAGCGTGCACACCCTGTTCCCCAATTATTGAATCAATTGGGCAACAACCATAATTATGGCTTCAGCATTGTTCAGccacagcaacaacaataacactatattcataataataaaaagtactACTTATTTAGAACTGGTAACTTCCTAAAGAACTATATTTTGCGAGTGTAGTcgaatattttaaatgaaatctgCTCAGTCGGCCGACATGAATATAGGTGAATAGGTGAATATACATTTCTGTAATAATTAtcattctactttttactttgGATGCTTCACTCACATGTTGCTGATATGTACTCATGACATGCTGCTGcgatatatgtacatatatcaATGcgatatatgtacatatatcgCAGCAGCAACCCGTAAACTTTTACCAAACAATTTATCCTGCTCAGACTTTCCACTTTTCAGGTTTGTGATGTCCACCTGAGCTGAACCCGGAAGGAGGCGTGGTTTGGGGGGCGTGGTCTGGAGGGGGCGTGGTTTAATGCAGGTACTTAAAGTCACATCTCTGTGGACTCGGTGGTTTGTGAAAGTGCACGAACAGGAGACACAATGAGCGGCCACGGTAAGAAGAAGGATGGAAATAAGGTGAGAGCCTGGCGTGTGTGGTTCATAAGCGTGGTGTAGAATCTAGTGATTCTGTGACTGTATAGTCAGAAAAGGTGCATCTCTATTAAATATTCTTAAATCTGTTTAATTATGATTACTGGACTCAAACACaatcctgtctttttttttgccatttgttTTTAGGACGGATGCAAGGGGAAGAAGCATGACAAGTCCAAGGGCGACAAAGTCAAGAAGGACAAGAATaaggagggaaagaagaaaagctcGGGGAAAGAATCCGGCTCAAGCTCAAGCTCGAGCTCGAGCTCAGAATCCAGCTGTGATGAGGTAAGACCAATGGCCTCCCCCCCCTAGGCGTTGCATTACACCTCAGCACTCAGCTTGTGGAAGTGTTCTCAAGTCACTGTGAAACGCAGCTCGTTACCggttaatatataattattattattataagatgCCTGCCAAACCTCATTTCAAAGGTCGGTCCCCGGATAACATCGGGTCTGACCCCTCAGCGTCAGTTTTAACTCGGTGTGACAACGCCACGCCctccaccgtgtgtgtgtgtgtgtgtgtgtgtgtgtgaggagctgtGGTATTTAAGATGCTGTTGATAATTCATGTCTCCTTTTTGAGTGACAgcattgtccttttttttgttgtcatttcagaAATGATGCCGCGAGCGAACTGCTGTCAGTCGATTGACTTTTATACTCACCCTTCAGGTCATCGCTGTCAAAGAACGATTGACCCGTCTTGTGTAAACAAACCTGCTGATTCCTagtaaaattaaaaagtaaaatgttctgtcaaaaataaagtgcatttcctTCACCACGAGAAAGcagtgttgtttattttaaagcgGCTTTAGTTTCaagatttttcatttttaagagTGTAGACTCTTCTTggtatttatttagttacttCTCCTTGATAAGTGTTGACTTGTTGAATCGTTGTTTTGGATTGAAACCTCTATCATCATATTTAAATCCTTTAAAGTAGCAATAACTCAGTTTACAAATACTCTACTTACAGATAGAAATTATGAATTCCAAATCATCAGAAAAAGGTACTTGGAGTATCAAGTAAAAGCAAAGTGTAATAATGAATTTTgttgttatattgtattatgtgtatagtgtgtgtatatatatatactgtatgtatatgtatacgtatatataatgATGCTATGAAATACTTTTACTGAGGCATTAATGTATCAGCAGCATTTGAATGTAaccggtggaggaggagctaaAGTAAACTGGTGTACTACATGCTGGGTAGTTTATTCTAAAAAGAATAGTTATATTTAATGAgcataataattaaattaataatacaatatattgttaTAGCGCTTTAAACGGTACTCGAgtcactttacatggtaaagagAAATAttagaagcaacaacaaaacaagaaagatgacaatattgcgaaaacaaaatagaaaaggaACTAAATGCAgattgaaataaatgtgttttaaatgctGCTTTGAAAGTGGCGGAGAaggtctgaggtgatgggggagTGAGtcccagagggagggggcagcgtAGCTCATTGCATCGGTCGAGCcacagacaccccccccccccccccccccccccccccccccccatcctttgGTGGCCCCGGTGAACCCTCGGAGGCTGAAACAGCCTGCAGGTgaaggtgtgaaggtgtgtgtttcTCGTTTCTCTTCATGCCAAATGCCACAAAAGGGGGCGTGGCAGTGAGAGAGGCCTCGAAAAACATAAAGAGGCACGACTTATGCTACACTACCCGGAGGCCAAACTCATGAGCCGCTGGGCTCTCGTTGGAGGCGTCATTGCGgaccacctgctcctcctgctcctcctgctcatcatgctcctcatgctcctcatgctccacctgctcctcctgctcctcatggtcctcctgctcctgatgctcctcctgctgctcctacAGAATGGCTGACGCAGTCCGAGGGGGCAGGGGAGCCGGATCTGGGTCTCTCCGGCTGTGACTGGTCGCTGATCAGCACGATTTCATTTGATTCTCCGGAAACAGACAAACTTTCTCGCTGATGGTCTCATTTACTTGTGTTGATCAGTATTCAATATTTCATAAACAGTTAAAAGTTCCTAGTAACTAAAAGTCCAAAGTAAAACAATGGGATGTCACCTATagaagtaaatgtattgcaGCATCAACCATCACACATTAATTAAGAAGCCCATTTCCGCGActgtgagaaaaaaattaaGATCCTGTACATGAGATACTAAATATAAATTATGAGACAGTATCTTGATACTAagtcgaaattatgagataataagtcataattatgagatgctaagtcatAAATATGAGAttttaagtcataattatgagatgctaagtcataattatgacaGGATGTTAATTGTTATCTCCATATCCAAACCACAGACTTGCCACTGTGCAGGTTTATAATGTGCATAACAATAAGTACACACTTctaaagcagaggaggaggtggctgTGGGCGTGGCTAGAGGCCTTATGGTTTAGCTGGGTCCATCCaggttacctgtgtgtgtgtctccgtggtTACTTGTTTGGGAAACGCAAACCAGGAGTCACCATGTCTTTCCTTTGGTCCTCAGGTAGGTTTACATCTACCGTGACTTTATTTTGGGAGGATGTCTTGAATCACAACGCTCGTCTCCGTCGACTTCAACGACATTTGTAATGCGGGTTTTGTGCCCGACATCATTCATATTGATCTAATATGCTTTTGCAACATAATTTAAACGTGTAAACAAAGACATTATCATAGCTGGACTCCT contains:
- the LOC117741814 gene encoding protein FAM133-like, producing the protein MKISQDFISSDDDDDKKKEKKKKKKKDKKKKKKKDSSSSSSDSSSSDSEDEKKKKKKKKKKKKKKKKKDSSSSSSDSSSSSSSDSEEDKKKKKKKKKKKKKDKCMDSSSSSSDSDEDEKAKDKKKKKKKDKKKDEERNELCGVAALSAADGETEGDKKKDECADKAKRDLKAKEEGKLSSAGGAKAFADGIEEGQLSDDEREGGEEKEKKKKKLKKLKKLNKNKEKDSGSCSDSDDDKKDKKKKKKKKMKKEKDSSSSSSSSDSSSSESDDDKKKKKKKKKKKKKKKKKKDSSSSSCSSSSSDKEEEEG
- the wu:fb18f06 gene encoding dehydrin HIRD11, giving the protein MSFDLSSAIGGEDEVKKEEAQKDEITWPWNKNKDKEGSKDKSDKKHKSEDGKSDKKHKSEDGKSDKKHKSEGGKSHEKHKHHGGGEHKKKKNKDKKGSKDGNKEGHKSGSSSSSSSSSSSSGSSSGSDKE